ATCTTGTATTATTAACAGTAGTGACGATGGAGGAGAAATTATGAGGCAAAGGTTATTCGTTGCAGTTTTATTGGTAATTGCTTTAACCATAGGAGCTTGCTTTTGGTATATAAAAAGCCAGGCTTTTACGACTTCGGCTGCAAATGTAATAGCTGGAGAAATAACAAGAACATTAGATACGCGGGTGGATATAGCGTCAGTTACTGTAGACTCGCCGACGACGCTTGCGTTAACGAATGTTACAATACAAGATAAAATGGGCACTGCTATTTTGGAAAGTGGGAGAATAGAGGTTTCTTTTAGTCCTTTAGCAGTACTTATGGGAGAATCTGTAGTTAAGAGTATTAGTCAAGTAGAAGTTGACTCCCCAGAAGTCAATTTAGTTCGTCGCAATAATCAAGAGTGGAATTACATGGACTTTATGAATAGTGACGAGAAAAGTGAGCTTGATTTTTATGGGAAAGTTAAGTTTAGTCAGGCGATAATTAATGTGGAAATCGATAAAAAAAGATTGAAGCTAGAGGATATCAGCGGTAGTCTAGATTTAGCTAATCAGCCATCCATTCATTTTGATATTATAGCTAAACAAGCAGATGGAGATATCAAATTCAATGGAGTATGGGGTGGAAAAAACAAAGCAGTGAGTGTAGAAGCTAATAATTTTACACTGGATAACTACTTAGAATTTTTGCCAGAAGAGTTTGCAATTCAGGTTAATAGTGGGAAGTTGACTTCTTTTAAAGCGACGGTAACAAGTGATGATAATGGAAATCTGAAGGTTAATGGCGAAGCATTATTGCTAGGTATAAGTTTAACTGTTGAGAAAACGGAGGTTGATCATATTGATGGATTCGTTTTATTCAATGAGTCTGAAATAAGAATTTTTAGCCGTGGGCAGATCGCTAAGCAGCCAATTGTACTAAAAGGAACTACAGATCTGAATATGATTGAGCCGATGCTTAATCTAGAATTAAGTTCTAAATCGTTTGATGTTACTAAAGTGCTTGAAAATTTCCCCGTTAAAGGGACGTTTAATTTTGTTGCAAATATTCAGGGCAATTTTAAAGAACCTCTCATCACGGGCAATTTTTCATCAGAAGAACTCATCTATCAAGAGTATATTGCTCATAACGTTGTAGCAGATTTGCGATTTGGTGATGATGTTTTATATATTGATTCATTAACTACAGATTTGTGTGAGGGAAAGGCGAACATACAAGGCGAGTTCAATACAAAAACAGAAAAATATGGAATAACGTTGATGGGGAAAAATATAAATCTCGATTTGTTGCCCGAATATAATCAAGGATTATCAGGTTATATGGATCTTGACGTTAGGGCAAAGGGACAGGGATTAAATGATATCAATAATGTAATTGTATCTGGCAAAACGACTGTTCATGATGGTTCGTATGCAGGTGTTAATTTTACTGGCGTTGATGCTGGATTTTATAAAGATGCTAATTATATCGCCGTAGATTATGTAAATGTAAATTTGCCACAAGGGCAAGTGACATTAACAGGGCAAATCAATGAGCAAAATATTAATCTTGTTATGCAAGGAAATAATGTAGCTTTAGCACAATTTTTGCAAAATAGATCAGAATTTGATTTGAGCGGTAATGCATCTTTTCATGGAAATATAAGAGGGACACTTGAGGCCCCTACAGTTTTTGTAAATGTTTTAGCTGAAAATGGAAGTCTACTTTATCAGCCATATCAGAAATTGACGGGAATTTTGGAAAGTGACTTTGAAACGATAAATATAAAAAATATTGAAATGACAGATGGAATAAGTACACATAAAGTTCAAGGGAGTATTGGTTTAAAAAATGAGAATCCTTTGAATTTGACGGTTGTTTCAACTCAGGCTAGAGCAGAAAATCTAATAAAAATCTTATTGCCGGGAGAGGATTTAACTGGAAATATTGATAATACAGTTGTTTTGCGTGGAACGTTAGAGAATATTGATGCGGAAGGAAATATTTTCTTTAATGATGGAAGTTACAGGGGAATGCTGTTGCGTGAGGCGCACGGTAAGTATAAACGTAAAGATGGGGTAACTTCTATTGAAGATTTCTCAATAAGTTCACCAAACTTGAATGTAAAAATAAGTGGATTGATTTCAGCGGGTAATGCGCTAGATTTTGATATTATTGCTGATGATATTGATTTAGTTCAGCTTAAATTAAACTTACCATATAAGGCAGAAGGAAAAGCAAAATTTGTTGGTAAGTTAAAAGGTCATGTAGATAATCCTAATTTTTATGGAACTTTAACGGCAGATCGCACTGTTTTTAATCAAAATGAATTGCGAAACATAAACGGAAAAATACGTTATGCAAATGATGAAATCGAACTGGACTCCTTTAACTTCATGCAAGGAGATGGAAGTTTTGATTTATCCGCAAACTTTAATTTATCAACCAAAAGGGTCCGTGGGGATTTGGTTGTAAAAAACTCTGATGTTGCTGGTCTGTTAGAAATTTTAAATGTAAAACAAGATTGGCTTTTCGGGAAATTAAATGGTGACATCCATCTAGAAGGAAGTACTGAAAAACCGAAAGTCAGAATCAATGGAACAATTGAAAATGGATTTTTAAAGAAATACCCACTAGATGATGTCTCCTTAGATGTTTTTGTTGATGGAAGAGTCATTAATATTGAAAAGTTTTATGCAAAACAAGGACAAGGGATTCTTGTCGCAAAAGGGACAGCAGATTTAGATGGTGACCTTAACTTTGAAGTTGCAGGGCAGTCTATACACGCTGCTTTATTAACAGATCTAATGGATCTGGATATTGATACAAAAGGAACATTGGATTTTGGCAGCCAAGTATTTGGTACTGCTTCATCACCGAAAGCAAATCTATCTATGGAGATTAAAGGTGGGGGAATTGGTGGAGCGACTTTTGATTCTTTATACGGTATGTGTACGCTAAATGAAGGAATTATTGATGTTCAACAGATATTGTTGACGAAAGGCGAATATAAAGCTAGTGCGTATGGTATTGTCCCATTGGCGGCATTAACAAAAACAGATAATGTTGATGTAAAAGAGCAAATGAATTTGAAAGTTTCATTAGATCAGGCCGATTTAAGTATTTTACCGTTTTTGACGAAAGAAATAGAATGGGGCAGGGGAAATACAAATGGAAATTTAGTTATCACAGGAAGTTTATTGCAACCGTTAATTAATGGAAACATTACCGTGAATGATGGGACTCTAAAATTGAAACATTTGGGGAAACCAATCCAAAAAATGGCGGTTGATATTCAATTTCTAAATGATAGAATAGATGTACAAACTTTTGATGGTGTTATGGGAGATGGATCTTATCAATTGCGTGGACGCGCTTTTATTGGTGCTAACGGGCTAAAAGATTATTCCCTCACTCTAAATTTAAATGATTTAGACATTGTGAATAAGTATTATACGGGTCCATTGAATGGTTTGCTATCATTAGAGGATGATAAAGGAGTTCCTAAAGTTGTCGGAAATGTCGATTTAGCAAATTGTACAGTTGATATACCGATGCTTCCGGATACAGAAGATGGTTTTCCTAATGTGAAATTGGATGTTACTGTTAATGCAGGTAAAAAAGTTCGTCTTTATAACTCAATGTTATATGATATTTTAGTTGAAGGACATGCTAATTTTAGTGGATCAACGCAGCATCCACGGGCATCGGGGGAATTTTCTGCAATTCGAGGCAATGTAAACTATTTAAAGACTTCGTTTAAAATTCGTGAAGGCACCGTGTTATTTAATCAAGCGGGTTCCTTTATTCCAAGTATTAGGCTAAGCTCTGATACGCAATTGCAACGAACAAAAATTTATTTGGATATAGATGGTCCTGTTTCAAATATGCAGGTCAAATTATATTCTAATCCAGAGTTAAGTGAACAAGAAATCTTATCGCTGCTTACTTTAAGAAGTGCTTATGACAGCAAAGAGGAATCTGGAATTGGTAAAGACGAGTTGAATGCAATTGTTAATCTAGGTCTAAGTGCAAGCTTTTTTAGTGAGTTAGAGAACATTGCAAAGAGTGCATTAGGTGTAGATGAGTTTAATGTTGTTAGGGATACTTTATCGTATACTGAAAATGGAAGTAATTATAATCGTGAAGTGTATAATTTAGAAATAGGTAAATATGTTACAGATAAAATGATGCTAAAATATACTACAGGAATTGATCATGAAGACTATTACTTTGGTATACGATATGATTTTAGTAATAGAATTAGTTTTACAAGTGATATTGATCAAGATAATAATAAACGATTTGGTATTGAGGCTAGATTTAAATTCTAGCGGAATGGATGAGAAGATGGATTTACGTAATTATTTAGAGGAATTAAATAAAATACGGCTATTAGAACAAGAGGAAGAACTAGAACTTTGGAAGAGCTATAAGCAGCAAAATGATTTGTCATCACGTGAATTATTAATATCTTCTTATCAGCCTTTGATATTTAAAGTAGTTACACAACTGCATTTAAATGACAGTCTTCTTATGGATGTTATTCAGGAAGGGACTGTCGGGTTGATTGAGGCGGTAGAACGCTATGAATATGAGCGAGGCGTAGCATTTAGTTTATATGCTACGCATCGTATTCGTGGAAGAATGTTGAATTTTATTCAGAAGGAATATAAGCGTAATTTGACTTATATTGACAATCCAATGTATAATGAGGATTGTGTTTTGGACTGGAGGGAGTCTTTAGTTGATGATGCCTTGCCAGTCTGTGAGCAAGTTGAAGATCATGTTCTTATGGAGCAGATAAAAAGTGCTGTAAGCCGCTTGCCGCGAAAAGAGCAGCTTGTCATTGATAGTGTTTATCTTAAGGAACAGGAAACGAAGACAATTGCCCAAAATATGGAGCTAAGTACTACTCATATTTATCGTTTGCAAAAGCAAGGGATACGTCGAATTCGTGGAATGCTATCAAAGTTTATGCAGCATTGGTAAATTGAAGATAAACGATGTAAATAGGTTATTTTTAAATGATATTTAATTAAAATGTTTAAATTTGACCTATTTTCTGCTTTTTTTTCATGAATTTATGAGTGGAAAAGACTGTCCTTATATTGATTGTATTTTATGTAGTGCGTAAAGAGGGCGGGGATGAGGTATGACTGATTTAAAAAAGAAGTTAAAAGGTCATCTTTGTTCTGCTAGACATTGGTTAGGCAAGGCCGAAGAATCTCTTGAAAAAGATAGAGACATTCGTGCAGAGTTAAATCTAATGTTAGCGCAAGCAGAGATTACTCATGCGAAGGAAGTTAAGAGTGAAAGCAAAGATAGAAGAATAAATTATCGAGGTCTGCTGATTCGCAGTATACTTTTAATAGGGCTTATAAGTTTTGGGATAGTATCTGGTTTTGGTGGATTTATTGGGACTCAGCAGAAACTGTCTAATGAGTCACAGGAAATAGTGCCGAACTATAGGTCGACACTGTCGGAAGAAGTCCCTTTAAATGGACAAGTTGTACCTAAAATACAGGAAACTTCGTCGTTTGATTCTGGAGGACCTGATTTAGCGGGGCAACATAATGAAATTGAATCGGCTAAAAAAATGCCGATGAAGCAAACGGTAGTTGTTGAAGAAACTATACCTAAAGCTGAGGCAAAGGTTTCGGTATCAGAACAGCCAGTACGGCTGCAACCGCGTGAAATGCAAGAATTGATTAGTGCGGCTGGAAAATCTTTACGTGGAGAATAAGAGAACTTTAGGAGGTTATGTATGAAAATTAAATTAAATCATAGATGTATTTTATGTGCCTTGATGCTAACGACAAGTTTTGTAACTGTAAATTTACCTATAACGTTTGCTGAATCTAACCCTCAGGTTGCAAATGAAGCTCCGGCTCCAGCAGCAAATGAATTGATTGGTAAACCGGTTACAAGTGTAATTATTCAAGGGGTAAATAGCGAAGATTCTGTAGGGCTAATGGAGTTATTGAATACGAAAGTTGGCGATTCACTAACTGAGGAAGCTGTAAAAAATGATATGAAAGCACTTTATGATACAGGGAATTTTATTGATGTATCAACTGATTTTGTTAGAGTTCCAGAGGGTGTAAAAGTTGTTTATACAGCAATGGAGAATCCTATATTAGATCGTGTTGTGATTACGGGGAATGTTAAGTTTGATGAAAGCAAAATTTTAAGTTTCATTAAAGTTGAGCCAGGCAAAACTTTAAATACAAAAACTTTACATGAAAACATCCGTGAGCTTGAACAAGCTTATCGTGAGGAAGGTTATATTTTTAGTAAGGTAAGCAATGTTGATATGAGTAAAGACGGTGTTTTAACATTATCAATTAACGAAGGAATATTAGAGGGATTTGCTGTTAAAGGAAATGAAAAAACAAAAGATTATGTTATTACACGAGAAATGCGTTTAAAGCCAGGTGAACCTTTTAATGCAAAAGATGCTCGCCGTAGTATGCAACGTGTTTACAATTTAGGATTTTTTGATGATGTAAATATGAAAATTAATCCTGGTGTTGAACCAAATGCTGTAGTACTGGAAACCGATGTTGTGGAGCGCCGTACGGGAACTTTTGCAATTGGTGGCGGTTACAGTCAAAGTGATGGTTTAATTGGGATTATTGAAGTCGGGGATACTAACTTCCGCGGCACTGGTGATAACGCGAAAATCCATTGGGAGTTTGGCGGTGATGCAGATAGTTATGACAACTATGAATTTAGCTATACGCGTCCATGGATTGACAAAAAGGAAACGAGTGCTGGAATTAGAATTTATGATATGACAAAAGAGTTTGATGATTACGATAATGGCGGCGAGAGAGTTGCAACGTATGATAAAAACTATAAAGGAATTGATTTGTTCTTTAGTCGTCCAATGAGTGAATATTCGACAAACAGTGTAACACTTAGATATCGTGATGATGCTTATGTTGAATGGGTTGACGGTAGACATTACGATGATGCAACCTTATATCCAAACTATTTAGATGATAACTTTGGTAATACGCGTAGTATTATTTTAGGACACGTTACAGATACACGTGATAATGTGTATAATCCAACAGATGGTGCCAGAGCCTCTTTGCAAGCTGAGTTTGCTGGCTGGCTTGGCGGTGATTTTGATTATAATAAATATACGTTTGAAGATCGTCACTACTTTAAAGTTGGTCGAAACCATGTTATTGCTACACGTGGAACTATTGGTTTAGCCGATGGATCGATGCCGGAAAGCGCGCTCTTCTCTGTTGGTGGACAGAGTACTTTGCGTGGCTATGAAGATAGACAGTTTGAAGGGAAATATATGCTTTTAGGAAGTGTTGAATATCGATTCCCAGTTGTGAATAAAATACAGGCTGCCGTATTTACTGATTTTGGTGGTGCTTGGGAAAATAAATACGATTTCTCTGATATGCATGCCAGTGTTGGTGTAGGGATACAGGTTGAAACTCCAATTGGACCAATTCGCCTTGATTATGGACGAGGTGAAGATGGTGGTAAAACACACTTTACTTTTGGGGGTAATTTCTAGGTAAATGCTTTCTAGTATAATTATCATGGGGTGATCATAATTGTAAGGAAAATAATAGCTCAAATTTTTTATGTTTGTTTTATCATGCTATCAGCAGTTGCCGTTGTGTCAGCTGCTGATAGTGCAAGTGTTATAGAGACAATCGAAGTACAGGTTATACCCTTACAAGAAGAGCATCCTATTTCAGATAAAATTGCTAGACGAATGCAAGCTAGTGTTTATACTATTGGGGACAATGTATTAAATGGGCATAGAGTAGAGGAAATTGAAAATAATAAATTAGGTTATGAAGTTTTAATACAGGATGTTTTTAATCGAATTTTGATTGGCTACTCTGTACAAAAAGTCAATTTGGAAATTGGTAATCATACAGTGATAAAAGTCATGGTATTTCCTTGGCATAATGTGATTCATAATGTTAATGTTGATGTTGAAATAAATGGAGTAAGTGAAGATATTAAACCGTTAATTATGCAAGATATACAAGGAATTGAGAAAATCTTTTTGAATGTATTGCAAGAGTTACCTATTGACGCAGTAGAATGGGTAAATGGGATATTAAGGACAGGGCTAAATGAATTTTTATCTAGTCGTATTCCAGAGTTTAATGCATCTTTTACTCTTGTTGCTGATGAAAACAATAGAGTGGATATAAAAGTTGATTTATATCCTAAAGGACAATTGATCCGAGAGACCAATTTACAAATAAAGTCTGGTACAATTCCGAATACGATCAGGCTAATGTTTCGTCCAGAATTAAATAAGCAACTTGAAGGTTTAGTTGGTTTACCGGTAAGGTTTGTTCAACGACATCAAAGCTATTTTATTGATAAATTAAATTCAGTTACTTTTGATAATAAAAATTTACAAAAGTATAAAGTCAAATCAGCGGTTGAAATGGTTGCTGATCATCAAACGCAAGTTTTGTATACGATGGACAGCAGTGAGTATATTTTAACAGTTGAAGGATATTTAGATGTTGGCAAGGAGGAACGCAATACCTCTATTAAAGCGCATGCAGGAAGAATGTTAGACAAAGAAAATGAGTTGTTTTTAGAAATGGATTTTTTCCCGCATCAAATGGAATGGGATTTTTATCCGGGTATTTTGCATAGCCTTACGTCAAAAACTAAAATTGGATTTAAATATGACATTGATGAGCGTAGAGGAATTCTTTTGGCGAATCAGATACTCAGCGATCGATTTTCAGCTAGAGTAGAACATGTGCCAAGCATCCAATTTACTGAGTTTGGGCTCAGATATCATTTGCATGATTTTTTTGATGTGGAATATGTAATTAATGATGATGAAAAATGGCTTAGGCTAATTGGAGTTTTATAAAAATAACATTATGTATTCTTAGAACCATAGATAAACTTTCTTGTATAATGAAAACGGGTTTGATATAATAAATTATGCTTTTGGCCTATTGGCAAAGCAATTTAAATTTCATATTTTATGCCTTGAAGGGCAGGAGGAGAATCTTAGAATGATTAAATTTGAGAAAAAACAGATTAAATTTATTAGCATCGGTATTGCTTTGGTTTTTGTTTTTAGTGTGGTTGCTCTTGCAGTATCCCAGTCTTCTGTAGGATTTGCCGCAGCAGGCAATTCTTCGAATGTTGGTGTAGTAAATCATCAACTACTTGTGTCCCAGCATCCTGACATGGCAACTGCTAAAACTGCAATGGAAGCTGAAGTTGAACAAGCAAAAAAAGATTTTGAAACAAAATCTGCAAATATGAATGACCAAGAAAAACAAGCTTATTATCAACAAACACAACAACGTTTGGCGAATAAAGAAAGAGAATTGATTGCTCCTATTTTTGATAAAGTAGATGCAGCAATCAAAGCAGTTGCTGAAGCTAAAGGATTATCTGTTGTTTTAGATAAAGGCACTGTTGTTTATGGTGGACAAGATATTACAGATGAAGTTGTAAAAAAGTTTTCTAAATAATTAATGGTAATAAAATAAAATTTAGAGTTTATGCCGAGCTGGGGAGACCTCGCTCGGCAATTTATTAGAAAGGGTGGGCAGATGGAAAAGCGTAAATGGATGATCGTTGCTTTAATTGCTATAGTTGCTTTTGGGGTAGTAGGTTATGCTGTATCCTTACAATCGAATAAGAATTCGACAAAACCTGATGCGCAAGCGGTTGAGAATCAGACCGATATTGGTGTTATTGATATGAGTCAAGTCCTTAAAGCTCACCCGAAATATGGTCAAACTATAGAGTTGCAAAAAGAGCTAAATACACTTAAGGCAGAAATTGATAATAAATTGAATTTTATCAATCATCAAGCTATGCCGAATTCTATTGCAGTTGACGAGAAAGCAATTTTATCGTCGCAAAACCAACTTGGACAACAACAGCTTATTGCTAAACATGCAGAGCTCAATGAAAAGCTACAAAAAAAAGAAGATGAATTACGGCAGAATTTTAATGAGCAAATGAACAAAGATGTAGCGGTTATTGATGAAGAATATATGCCTGAAATTTTTAATTTAAAGTTAAAAATGAAAACTTTGCAGATGACGGAAGATGCTTTTAATCAGATGCAAGCAAAGATTAATGAGTTGCAAGAGGCTCGCAATAAGAAAGTCCATGAAAAACAGCAGCAGTATTTAAGTCAGCTTGGGGAACAGATGAAGGCTGAGCAACTGAAAGCAACAGAAGAGTTTAACCTTTTTGCGCAGCAAGTTGAAAAAGAAAATAAAGAATTTAGCAGTCAAAAAACAGCAGGCTTAACTGAGCGTAACAATAATGTGGAGAATCAAGGAAATGAAAGCGTTGCTCAAATTGCAGAATTAAAACAGCAAGTTGCAGACAAAGAAGTTGAATTACAAAAAATTCAGAATGAAATTCTTGATGAAGCGACAAGTCTCGTTGCTAAAGTTGCGTTAGAAAATAATCTATCAGTGGTTATTAATAAGGTGAAAGTTAATATTAATGGATTAGATATTACTGATTTGGTAATTCAAGGGTTTAACAAATAAATAAAACGTATATAATAATTAAATATAAATAAATTTTTTATGGATAGAAATGGAGATGGAATAATGAACTTACATTTAAAACGTTTATTATTATTAGTTGTAGTTGTTATTATGGCTGTTTTTATTGGGGGATGCTCAAATGAAAAAGTCGGTGTCGTTGATG
This genomic interval from Selenobaculum gibii contains the following:
- a CDS encoding coiled-coil domain-containing protein; the encoded protein is MEKRKWMIVALIAIVAFGVVGYAVSLQSNKNSTKPDAQAVENQTDIGVIDMSQVLKAHPKYGQTIELQKELNTLKAEIDNKLNFINHQAMPNSIAVDEKAILSSQNQLGQQQLIAKHAELNEKLQKKEDELRQNFNEQMNKDVAVIDEEYMPEIFNLKLKMKTLQMTEDAFNQMQAKINELQEARNKKVHEKQQQYLSQLGEQMKAEQLKATEEFNLFAQQVEKENKEFSSQKTAGLTERNNNVENQGNESVAQIAELKQQVADKEVELQKIQNEILDEATSLVAKVALENNLSVVINKVKVNINGLDITDLVIQGFNK
- a CDS encoding translocation/assembly module TamB domain-containing protein; translation: MRQRLFVAVLLVIALTIGACFWYIKSQAFTTSAANVIAGEITRTLDTRVDIASVTVDSPTTLALTNVTIQDKMGTAILESGRIEVSFSPLAVLMGESVVKSISQVEVDSPEVNLVRRNNQEWNYMDFMNSDEKSELDFYGKVKFSQAIINVEIDKKRLKLEDISGSLDLANQPSIHFDIIAKQADGDIKFNGVWGGKNKAVSVEANNFTLDNYLEFLPEEFAIQVNSGKLTSFKATVTSDDNGNLKVNGEALLLGISLTVEKTEVDHIDGFVLFNESEIRIFSRGQIAKQPIVLKGTTDLNMIEPMLNLELSSKSFDVTKVLENFPVKGTFNFVANIQGNFKEPLITGNFSSEELIYQEYIAHNVVADLRFGDDVLYIDSLTTDLCEGKANIQGEFNTKTEKYGITLMGKNINLDLLPEYNQGLSGYMDLDVRAKGQGLNDINNVIVSGKTTVHDGSYAGVNFTGVDAGFYKDANYIAVDYVNVNLPQGQVTLTGQINEQNINLVMQGNNVALAQFLQNRSEFDLSGNASFHGNIRGTLEAPTVFVNVLAENGSLLYQPYQKLTGILESDFETINIKNIEMTDGISTHKVQGSIGLKNENPLNLTVVSTQARAENLIKILLPGEDLTGNIDNTVVLRGTLENIDAEGNIFFNDGSYRGMLLREAHGKYKRKDGVTSIEDFSISSPNLNVKISGLISAGNALDFDIIADDIDLVQLKLNLPYKAEGKAKFVGKLKGHVDNPNFYGTLTADRTVFNQNELRNINGKIRYANDEIELDSFNFMQGDGSFDLSANFNLSTKRVRGDLVVKNSDVAGLLEILNVKQDWLFGKLNGDIHLEGSTEKPKVRINGTIENGFLKKYPLDDVSLDVFVDGRVINIEKFYAKQGQGILVAKGTADLDGDLNFEVAGQSIHAALLTDLMDLDIDTKGTLDFGSQVFGTASSPKANLSMEIKGGGIGGATFDSLYGMCTLNEGIIDVQQILLTKGEYKASAYGIVPLAALTKTDNVDVKEQMNLKVSLDQADLSILPFLTKEIEWGRGNTNGNLVITGSLLQPLINGNITVNDGTLKLKHLGKPIQKMAVDIQFLNDRIDVQTFDGVMGDGSYQLRGRAFIGANGLKDYSLTLNLNDLDIVNKYYTGPLNGLLSLEDDKGVPKVVGNVDLANCTVDIPMLPDTEDGFPNVKLDVTVNAGKKVRLYNSMLYDILVEGHANFSGSTQHPRASGEFSAIRGNVNYLKTSFKIREGTVLFNQAGSFIPSIRLSSDTQLQRTKIYLDIDGPVSNMQVKLYSNPELSEQEILSLLTLRSAYDSKEESGIGKDELNAIVNLGLSASFFSELENIAKSALGVDEFNVVRDTLSYTENGSNYNREVYNLEIGKYVTDKMMLKYTTGIDHEDYYFGIRYDFSNRISFTSDIDQDNNKRFGIEARFKF
- a CDS encoding OmpH family outer membrane protein; translation: MIKFEKKQIKFISIGIALVFVFSVVALAVSQSSVGFAAAGNSSNVGVVNHQLLVSQHPDMATAKTAMEAEVEQAKKDFETKSANMNDQEKQAYYQQTQQRLANKERELIAPIFDKVDAAIKAVAEAKGLSVVLDKGTVVYGGQDITDEVVKKFSK
- a CDS encoding BamA/OMP85 family outer membrane protein; translation: MKIKLNHRCILCALMLTTSFVTVNLPITFAESNPQVANEAPAPAANELIGKPVTSVIIQGVNSEDSVGLMELLNTKVGDSLTEEAVKNDMKALYDTGNFIDVSTDFVRVPEGVKVVYTAMENPILDRVVITGNVKFDESKILSFIKVEPGKTLNTKTLHENIRELEQAYREEGYIFSKVSNVDMSKDGVLTLSINEGILEGFAVKGNEKTKDYVITREMRLKPGEPFNAKDARRSMQRVYNLGFFDDVNMKINPGVEPNAVVLETDVVERRTGTFAIGGGYSQSDGLIGIIEVGDTNFRGTGDNAKIHWEFGGDADSYDNYEFSYTRPWIDKKETSAGIRIYDMTKEFDDYDNGGERVATYDKNYKGIDLFFSRPMSEYSTNSVTLRYRDDAYVEWVDGRHYDDATLYPNYLDDNFGNTRSIILGHVTDTRDNVYNPTDGARASLQAEFAGWLGGDFDYNKYTFEDRHYFKVGRNHVIATRGTIGLADGSMPESALFSVGGQSTLRGYEDRQFEGKYMLLGSVEYRFPVVNKIQAAVFTDFGGAWENKYDFSDMHASVGVGIQVETPIGPIRLDYGRGEDGGKTHFTFGGNF
- a CDS encoding sigma-70 family RNA polymerase sigma factor, which codes for MDLRNYLEELNKIRLLEQEEELELWKSYKQQNDLSSRELLISSYQPLIFKVVTQLHLNDSLLMDVIQEGTVGLIEAVERYEYERGVAFSLYATHRIRGRMLNFIQKEYKRNLTYIDNPMYNEDCVLDWRESLVDDALPVCEQVEDHVLMEQIKSAVSRLPRKEQLVIDSVYLKEQETKTIAQNMELSTTHIYRLQKQGIRRIRGMLSKFMQHW